The nucleotide window CACGAACCGCTGACGGCTTTTCCGATCGCCTGCCGCAGGTCCCCTTCCAGCCCCGCCCTGCCCCCGCCTCAAAATAGGGATGCTGCACCGCAAGTTTTTGAGACTTGCACAAAAACAGTGAATCATAGCGGTGGGCAGCCGAGCCTGCAATTCTCCATAAACGCTACAACCACAACGACTTAAGCTCTCCGGAACAGGATGGCGCGGGGAATGCCTGTTTACGCGGGCAGATCCACCACGTCATCCTAACTACTTTCCGGAGTGCCCAATGCGTCGGACGTTTGCACTGCTTGCCCTGGCGGGACTCGCCGCCTGCGACTCGGAGCCCGTAGGCCCGCACGCCGGCGCGGCTGCGTCGGTCATCAGCACGAGCACGGATGGGCGTATCCCCGGCCGCTACATCGTGACCCTTCGCGACGATGCCGAGCCCGCGGCGGTCGCGCTGGCGTACGGCATCAAGCCGCTGTACGTGTACGACTCGGTGATCACCGGCTTCTCCGGCGACATCTCCGACGCGGTGCTCCAGGCGCTCCGGCTGGACGGCCGGGTCGTGCGGATCGAGCAGGACGGCATCATCACCACCACCGGCGTGCAGAACCCCGCCACCTGGGGGCTGGACCGCCTCGACCAGGCGGCGCTCCCGCTGGACAGCAGCTACACCTACAGCCATACCGGCACCGGCGTGACGGCGTACATCATCGACACCGGGATCCGCTACGACCACGTGGAGTTCGAGGGGCGTGCGCGGCCGGGTTTCGACGCGTTCGCGGACGGCCAGAACGGCGCGGACTGCAACGGGCACGGCACGCACGTGGCGGGCACCGTGGGCGGCAAGACGTGGGGCGTGGCGAAGCGGGTGAACCTGGTGGCGGTGCGGGTGCTCGACTGCGCCGGAAGCGGCGCCTTCTCCGGGATCATGGCCGGGATGGACTGGGTCGCGCAGAACGGCACGCTCCCCGCCGTGGTGAACATGTCGATCGGCTCGCTCGTGCCGCAGCGGAGCCCGTCGGTGGACGCGGCCACGCGCAACCTGATCGCCTCCGGCGTCACTGTGGTGATGGCGGCCGGCAACGGCGTTCCGAACGGCGGAGTGGGGATCGACGCCTGCAACAACGCCCCCGGCGGCCTGGCGGAGGGGATCACCGTGGGCGCCACGTCGCGCACCGACCAGCGGACCGTGTGGTCCAACTACGGCGACTGCGTGACGCTGTTCGCCCCGGGCTCCGGGATCATCTCGGCCTCGCACGCCACCCTGGACGGCTCCAAGAGCAGCAGCGGCACCTCCATGGCTTCGCCGCACGCGGCAGGCGTGGCGGCGCTCTACCTGGAGCAGGCTCCGCACGCGGCGCCCGCCACGGTGAAGCAGGCGCTCTTCGACGCCACCAGCAAGGGCGTAGTGCAGCTCTCGCTGAGCACCAACAACCACATGCTCCAGAGCCTGGTGCTCGCGCCCGTGGTTGCGCCGGTGGAGACCGGCCCCACCCCCTGCACCCCCAAGAACAGGGGCAAGGGGCAGTGCAAGTAGCGCACTGATCCACGCCGCACGCGCGGCAACAGAAGAGGCACCGGGAC belongs to Longimicrobium sp. and includes:
- a CDS encoding S8 family peptidase translates to MRRTFALLALAGLAACDSEPVGPHAGAAASVISTSTDGRIPGRYIVTLRDDAEPAAVALAYGIKPLYVYDSVITGFSGDISDAVLQALRLDGRVVRIEQDGIITTTGVQNPATWGLDRLDQAALPLDSSYTYSHTGTGVTAYIIDTGIRYDHVEFEGRARPGFDAFADGQNGADCNGHGTHVAGTVGGKTWGVAKRVNLVAVRVLDCAGSGAFSGIMAGMDWVAQNGTLPAVVNMSIGSLVPQRSPSVDAATRNLIASGVTVVMAAGNGVPNGGVGIDACNNAPGGLAEGITVGATSRTDQRTVWSNYGDCVTLFAPGSGIISASHATLDGSKSSSGTSMASPHAAGVAALYLEQAPHAAPATVKQALFDATSKGVVQLSLSTNNHMLQSLVLAPVVAPVETGPTPCTPKNRGKGQCK